Proteins encoded in a region of the Populus nigra chromosome 3, ddPopNigr1.1, whole genome shotgun sequence genome:
- the LOC133688508 gene encoding 3,9-dihydroxypterocarpan 6A-monooxygenase-like encodes MATADVLFLFCFLISSWFLSTILCKSIKNYKHFGTKVRPPPSPPALPIIGHLHLIGSVLSKSLHNLAHKHGPIIQLHLGASTCYVVSDAMIAKEILKTNELNFISRPEFDCSDNNIYRGSGFVTAPYNTYWRFMKKLCMTRLLATSQLIQLVHVREEEIMKLVESLINISREGKSCNLKQEFITMTNNVICRMAMSTRCVEDDANEAKEVKELVNQIVVLGGKLSAGNILGPLAKLDLFGHGRQLRNALEKFDRLVEKIIKEHEDQREMKDMEGSGWRDLMDILLAISGDSNAEMNLTRKDIKAFFLDIIMAGTDTSALTIQWIMAELINHQKIFNRLREEIDLAVGTKRLVKESDILNLPYLQAVVKETLRLHPPSPIILRQCAEDCKINGFDLKGKTRMLINLYSIQRDPNSWTDPEEFNPDRFMVDSNINHLQNQMEVKGQMFNYLPFGSGRRGCPASSLALVVVQAAIGALVQCFDWEVIGEGKINLQENSGFSMGMASPLVCYPITRFNPLSFNMR; translated from the exons ATGGCAACAGCTGATGTTCTgttcttgttttgtttcctCATTTCCAGTTGGTTCCTTTCCACTATCCTTTGTAAATCCATCAAAAACTATAAACATTTTGGAACCAAGGTGCGACCCCCACCAAGTCCACCAGCTCTGCCTATCATTGGCCACCTTCACTTAATAGGCTCGGTTTTGTCCAAGTCCTTGCACAACCTAGCTCATAAACATGGTCCAATTATTCAACTCCATTTGGGCGCATCGACATGCTATGTTGTTTCAGATGCCATGATTGCCAAAGAAATCTTGAAAACCAATGAGCTCAATTTCATTTCTCGTCCAGAATTTGATTGCTCGGATAACAACATATACAGGGGGTCTGGTTTTGTCACTGCACCATACAACACCTATTGGCGGTTCATGAAGAAACTATGCATGACCAGGCTTCTTGCCACTTCACAGCTTATTCAGCTTGTGCATGTAAGAGAGGAAGAGATTATGAAACTTGTGGAGTcgttaattaatatttcaagaGAAGGGAAGTCTTGTAATTTAAAGCAGGAGTTCATCACCATGACAAATAATGTCATTTGTCGAATGGCTATGAGCACTAGATGCGTAGAGGATGATGCTAATGAAGCTAAGGAGGTAAAGGAATTGGTTAATCAAATTGTGGTGCTTGGAGGCAAGTTGAGTGCAGGTAATATTTTGGGTCCTTTGGCAAAACTAGACTTGTTCGGACATGGAAGACAGCTTCGAAATGCACTGGAGAAATTCGATCGTTTAGTGGAAAAGATCATCAAGGAGCATGAAGATCAGAGGGAGATGAAAGACATGGAAGGATCAGGATGGAGGGATTTGATGGATATTCTATTAGCAATATCTGGAGACTCGAATGCTGAAATGAACTTGACTAGAAAGGATATCAAGGCTTTCTTCCTA GACATCATCATGGCTGGCACTGATACATCAGCACTCACCATTCAATGGATCATGGCTGAGCTAATCAACCATCAGAAGATTTTCAACAGACTGAGGGAAGAAATTGATTTAGCGGTTGGGACGAAAAGGCTAGTCAAAGAATCAGATATCTTAAATCTTCCTTACTTACAAGCTGTTGTGAAGGAAACGCTCAGACTACACCCTCCATCTCCCATAATCCTAAGACAATGTGCTGAAGATTGCAAGATTAATGGCTTTGATTTAAAGGGTAAGACTAGGATGCTAATCAACCTTTACAGTATCCAACGAGATCCGAATTCATGGACAGATCCTGAAGAATTCAACCCAGATAGATTCATGGTTGACTCTAACATAAATCATTTACAGAATCAAATGGAAGTGAAAGGGCAAATGTTCAATTATCTCCCATTTGGGAGTGGGAGGCGAGGATGCCCTGCCTCATCACTTGCTTTAGTGGTTGTTCAAGCTGCTATTGGAGCCTTGGTCCAATGCTTTGACTGGGAAGTCATAGGTGAAGGGAAGATTAATTTGCAAGAGAATTCAGGATTTAGCATGGGGATGGCAAGCCCACTTGTGTGCTACCCCATCACCCGTTTTAATCCATTAAGTTTTAATATGAGATAA